Proteins from a genomic interval of Shewanella seohaensis:
- a CDS encoding DNA topoisomerase family protein → MSKIDEQLFSAHEHALEKEFELCPECGSELSVKHSKHGSFIGCNNYPTCQYTRPLVQHESIETQVIEGSKCPACGHELAVKSGRFGIFIGCTQYPSCTHIERPDQESDKPEVACPECKTGKLEHRTSRFGKSFYACSAYPKCKFIVNYPPVAETCPSCGFGILVERKGAAGMRLECPQKSCKYKRAL, encoded by the coding sequence ATGTCTAAGATCGATGAACAACTATTTAGTGCCCATGAGCACGCACTGGAAAAAGAATTCGAGCTATGCCCAGAGTGTGGCAGCGAGTTGTCGGTAAAACATAGCAAACATGGGAGTTTTATTGGTTGTAACAACTATCCCACCTGCCAATATACCCGTCCCTTAGTGCAGCATGAATCGATTGAAACCCAAGTGATTGAAGGTTCCAAGTGTCCCGCGTGTGGCCATGAGTTGGCGGTTAAATCGGGGCGTTTTGGTATCTTTATCGGTTGCACTCAATATCCCAGTTGTACCCACATAGAAAGGCCAGATCAGGAGAGCGATAAACCTGAGGTGGCATGCCCCGAATGCAAAACTGGCAAGCTAGAGCATCGTACCAGCCGTTTTGGTAAGAGTTTTTATGCCTGCAGTGCGTATCCCAAATGCAAATTCATCGTGAATTATCCCCCCGTTGCCGAAACTTGCCCGAGTTGTGGCTTTGGTATTTTAGTCGAGCGCAAAGGAGCCGCGGGGATGCGTTTAGAATGTCCCCAAAAAAGCTGTAAATACAAACGCGCGCTTTAG
- a CDS encoding DUF494 family protein, whose amino-acid sequence MFDILMYLFENYVHSEVELLVDEDELTKELTRAGFHQSEILKALTWLERLAELQEGDKPYLCNHDQHSFRIYTKEEMEKLDVECRGFLLFLEQVKVLNVETREMVIDRVMELDEPALILEDLKWVILMVLFNAPGHESAYEQMEDLIFEQPEEGRLHS is encoded by the coding sequence ATGTTCGATATCCTCATGTATCTATTTGAAAACTATGTTCACAGTGAAGTTGAACTGTTAGTGGATGAAGACGAGTTAACCAAGGAACTCACTCGTGCTGGTTTTCACCAGTCAGAGATTTTGAAAGCCTTAACTTGGTTGGAGCGTCTGGCTGAGTTGCAGGAAGGGGATAAGCCTTACCTGTGCAATCATGATCAGCATTCATTTCGGATTTACACCAAAGAAGAAATGGAAAAGCTGGACGTGGAATGCCGTGGATTCCTGCTATTTTTAGAGCAAGTGAAAGTGCTGAATGTCGAAACCCGTGAGATGGTAATCGACAGAGTTATGGAGCTCGATGAGCCTGCCTTGATCCTCGAAGATCTTAAGTGGGTGATTCTGATGGTGCTCTTTAATGCGCCCGGCCATGAGTCCGCCTATGAGCAAATGGAAGATTTAATTTTTGAGCAGCCTGAAGAAGGTCGGCTACATTCTTAA
- the dprA gene encoding DNA-processing protein DprA has translation MSDNLLHSLVIDYQRVDVALEWQQQSELHHLVCFTDPLYPPLLKQLPDPPSVLFIKGCVEALLFPSLAIVGSRNASPGGLQVAYQLAREMSALGFSICSGMAMGIDGAAHIACVDHGGRTLAVLGTGIDIIYPRRHKQLYEDIQHQGCIISEFWPDIGPFAGNFPKRNRIISGLSLGTLVVEACRKSGSLITARLAMEQGREVFAVPGSILGGFHQGCHDLLRDGAKLVESAADIVEELVSMTAFHLEEVNTRHHIQQGEICDLPFSSLLASVGYETTTIDAVVEHSGKTIDLVLEQMLELELQGWVVAVPGGYVRVKRS, from the coding sequence TTGTCTGACAATCTACTCCATAGCTTAGTCATTGATTATCAAAGGGTCGATGTCGCCCTCGAATGGCAACAGCAGTCTGAACTACACCACCTCGTTTGTTTTACCGATCCCCTTTATCCTCCATTACTCAAACAGTTACCCGATCCTCCAAGCGTCTTATTTATCAAAGGATGTGTTGAGGCGCTGTTGTTCCCATCGCTTGCGATAGTGGGGAGCCGTAATGCGTCTCCCGGTGGATTACAGGTTGCTTATCAGTTAGCTCGAGAGATGTCCGCGCTAGGATTTAGTATCTGCAGTGGCATGGCGATGGGGATTGATGGTGCGGCCCATATAGCCTGTGTTGACCACGGAGGCAGAACGCTTGCGGTGCTCGGAACCGGGATTGATATTATTTATCCGCGTCGACATAAGCAGCTTTATGAGGATATTCAGCACCAAGGCTGTATAATAAGCGAGTTTTGGCCGGATATCGGGCCTTTTGCGGGCAATTTCCCGAAACGAAACCGCATTATTAGCGGTCTTTCTTTAGGTACGCTGGTGGTAGAGGCTTGCCGTAAGAGTGGTTCGCTCATCACCGCTAGGTTGGCCATGGAGCAGGGGCGTGAGGTCTTTGCGGTTCCGGGCTCGATTCTCGGCGGCTTTCATCAAGGCTGCCATGATTTATTACGGGATGGGGCAAAACTTGTGGAGAGTGCGGCCGATATAGTGGAAGAGCTGGTAAGTATGACGGCGTTTCACCTTGAAGAAGTCAACACTCGCCACCATATACAGCAAGGTGAGATTTGTGATTTGCCATTTTCATCGCTGTTAGCTAGTGTAGGTTATGAAACTACAACAATTGATGCTGTAGTTGAACATAGTGGGAAAACGATAGATCTGGTGTTAGAACAAATGCTTGAACTTGAGTTGCAAGGTTGGGTTGTTGCAGTACCCGGTGGTTACGTCAGAGTAAAGAGGAGCTAG
- a CDS encoding LysM peptidoglycan-binding domain-containing protein, with product MDRTMKRLILLALMTFNCTLVSADTLTLKAGHPESYVVKKGDTLWDISATFLNDPWKWPRLWDVNPQIANPHLIYPGDQLTLVFIDGQPRLVRNGANEGKPHIRKTPEGRVIAKSNAVPAVDLALIQNYLVQNRVVDADWFAQQPMVLAGESPSRHHVVGDVIYIDSELPLNQKLGMYERGRDFFNKQTGEALGQEAILASTGQVIESGKVSKVKILSNYRETKAGFRVLPMEDEALMSAYFTPKPAELKTPATVLAIESTMREAGKLNVVYLDKGTQDGVEPGEVFSIYRDGEEIVINNDGQPVPAAERTAYDNVVASLSSDRAIKMPDIYHGKLLVFKVFDKASLGLIVSTERSVRVDDKLIAPDSLAFRGE from the coding sequence ATGGACCGCACCATGAAACGGCTAATTTTACTTGCGTTAATGACATTTAATTGCACGTTGGTTTCCGCTGATACTCTCACGCTGAAAGCAGGGCATCCCGAGTCATATGTGGTAAAGAAGGGCGATACCCTTTGGGATATCTCGGCAACCTTTTTAAATGACCCTTGGAAGTGGCCACGTTTATGGGATGTTAACCCCCAGATTGCTAACCCTCATTTAATTTATCCCGGCGATCAGCTCACTTTAGTCTTTATCGATGGTCAACCCCGATTAGTGCGTAATGGCGCTAACGAGGGAAAACCCCATATTCGCAAAACCCCTGAGGGACGCGTGATTGCTAAGAGTAATGCGGTGCCTGCGGTTGATTTAGCGTTAATCCAAAACTATCTGGTGCAAAACCGTGTGGTCGATGCCGACTGGTTTGCACAGCAACCTATGGTGCTCGCGGGTGAGAGTCCTTCACGTCACCATGTGGTTGGTGATGTGATTTATATCGATAGCGAACTGCCTTTAAACCAAAAGCTGGGTATGTATGAACGCGGTCGTGACTTCTTCAACAAACAAACGGGCGAAGCCTTAGGACAAGAAGCGATTCTGGCGTCTACCGGCCAAGTGATTGAATCAGGCAAAGTGTCTAAGGTTAAAATCCTCAGTAACTACCGTGAAACCAAGGCGGGTTTTAGGGTGCTACCTATGGAAGACGAAGCCTTGATGTCAGCCTATTTTACGCCAAAACCTGCCGAGCTTAAGACGCCGGCGACCGTACTAGCGATTGAATCCACCATGCGCGAGGCGGGTAAGCTCAATGTGGTGTACTTAGATAAAGGCACACAGGATGGTGTTGAGCCGGGTGAAGTGTTCTCCATTTACCGCGATGGCGAAGAAATTGTGATTAATAACGATGGTCAACCCGTACCCGCAGCCGAGCGCACCGCCTATGACAATGTGGTGGCGTCACTGTCGTCAGATCGCGCCATCAAGATGCCCGATATTTACCATGGCAAACTCTTAGTCTTTAAAGTGTTTGATAAAGCGAGCTTAGGTTTGATTGTCTCGACTGAACGTTCTGTACGTGTCGACGATAAATTAATTGCGCCAGACTCCTTAGCCTTTAGAGGTGAATAA
- the def gene encoding peptide deformylase produces MALLKVLRFPDERLRTQATPVTEFTAELQTQIDDMFETMYQEKGIGLAATQVDYHKQLIVMDLQDEVDRPKVFINPEIIASSGDFCNEEGCLSVPGIYAKVDRAEFVTVKALDRHGNEFTVEADELFAICIQHEMDHLKGKLFVDYLSPLKRQRIKQKLEKAARQDAK; encoded by the coding sequence ATGGCACTATTAAAAGTTTTACGCTTTCCCGATGAAAGATTGCGAACTCAAGCGACCCCGGTCACAGAGTTTACTGCTGAGTTGCAAACGCAAATCGATGATATGTTCGAGACCATGTACCAAGAAAAAGGCATTGGTCTGGCAGCAACCCAGGTCGACTATCATAAACAACTGATCGTGATGGATTTACAAGACGAGGTCGATCGTCCTAAAGTCTTTATCAATCCCGAAATTATTGCCAGTAGCGGTGATTTCTGTAACGAAGAGGGTTGTCTGTCGGTCCCCGGTATCTATGCCAAGGTCGACCGCGCCGAGTTTGTTACCGTCAAGGCACTGGATAGACACGGTAATGAATTCACCGTTGAAGCCGATGAGCTTTTTGCTATTTGTATTCAGCATGAAATGGATCACCTGAAAGGTAAGTTATTTGTCGATTACCTGTCGCCATTGAAGCGCCAACGGATCAAACAGAAACTTGAAAAAGCGGCCAGACAGGACGCAAAATAA
- the rsmB gene encoding 16S rRNA (cytosine(967)-C(5))-methyltransferase RsmB, producing the protein MNLRALAAKAIFEVLEKGVSLSVALPEQQKHLASGKDKALLAELCYGVMRTLPQIEKRVAECLAKPLKGKQRIIHQLLIVGCYQLYFTRIPSHAAISETAEACRQLKFEGMVKVVNGVLRNIQRQLTPLSTESETLSYNTPGWLIKRLKAAYPDNWQEIIQQSHERPPMWLRNNRLSQSRDEYLAALSELEIEASAGLSDDAILLAHPKDVATLPRFHEGAASVQDGAAQWAATLLAPQANELILDACAAPGGKSCHLLELEPSIQLVAVDFDAKRLERVQQNLDRLSLKAEVIHGDAANIDSWWQGEQFDRILLDAPCSATGVIRRHPDIKWLRKNHDIEELAELQRQILDHCWKWLKPGGTLLYATCSILPQENRDQISAFLARTADAKLDTLAQQASSQDIGWQITPGQHNMDGFYYARLLKATH; encoded by the coding sequence ATGAACTTGCGTGCACTGGCGGCCAAAGCCATCTTCGAAGTCTTAGAGAAAGGCGTGTCACTTTCAGTAGCCCTGCCAGAACAGCAAAAGCATCTTGCCAGTGGTAAAGATAAAGCCCTGCTCGCAGAGCTCTGCTACGGCGTGATGCGCACCTTGCCGCAGATCGAAAAACGCGTGGCCGAGTGTTTGGCTAAGCCGCTGAAAGGTAAGCAAAGGATCATCCACCAGCTATTAATCGTTGGCTGTTATCAACTTTACTTCACCCGCATTCCAAGCCACGCCGCCATCTCCGAAACCGCCGAGGCCTGCCGTCAGTTAAAATTTGAGGGCATGGTAAAGGTCGTCAATGGCGTGCTGCGTAATATTCAGCGCCAATTAACGCCGCTGAGCACTGAGTCGGAGACCTTAAGCTACAACACGCCGGGCTGGTTAATTAAGCGCTTAAAAGCCGCCTATCCCGATAATTGGCAAGAGATTATCCAGCAAAGCCATGAGCGTCCACCCATGTGGTTACGTAACAATCGCCTCTCCCAAAGCCGTGATGAATATCTTGCCGCCCTGAGTGAGCTAGAGATAGAAGCGAGTGCTGGCCTCAGTGATGATGCCATACTGCTGGCCCATCCTAAGGATGTGGCGACATTGCCGCGCTTCCACGAAGGTGCGGCATCGGTACAAGATGGCGCCGCCCAATGGGCCGCGACCTTACTGGCTCCGCAAGCCAACGAACTGATCCTCGATGCCTGCGCGGCACCGGGCGGCAAAAGCTGCCATTTACTCGAACTTGAACCCAGCATCCAACTGGTCGCCGTCGATTTCGATGCTAAACGTCTCGAGCGCGTGCAACAGAACCTTGACCGTTTATCATTAAAAGCGGAAGTTATTCATGGCGATGCGGCCAACATCGACTCATGGTGGCAGGGCGAACAGTTTGATCGTATCTTACTCGACGCGCCTTGCTCGGCGACGGGCGTAATCCGCCGTCATCCCGATATCAAGTGGTTACGCAAAAACCATGACATCGAAGAACTGGCTGAGCTGCAAAGACAAATTCTCGATCACTGCTGGAAGTGGCTCAAACCCGGTGGCACACTCCTGTATGCAACTTGCTCTATTTTGCCGCAGGAAAATCGAGACCAAATTAGTGCATTTTTAGCCAGAACCGCAGATGCTAAGCTAGACACACTTGCCCAGCAGGCTTCAAGCCAAGATATTGGTTGGCAAATCACGCCGGGACAACACAACATGGATGGGTTTTATTACGCCCGTTTATTGAAAGCGACCCATTAG
- the trkA gene encoding Trk system potassium transporter TrkA → MKIIILGAGQVGGTLAENLVGENNDITIVDSDKSRLRALQDKYDLRVVAGHGAHPDVLKEAGAEDADMLIAVTNSDECNMVACQMAYSLFGTPTKIARIRSEPYLAMRDKLFIDSETKNSEGRPRGGFVIDELIAPEQLVTAYIQRLVEYPGALQVLEFAEGRLSLVAVRAYYGGPLVGNALAALREHMPNIDTRVAAIFRQGRPIMPRGTTIIEADDEVFFVADSRHIRAVMSEMQKLDNSYRNIMIAGGGNIGLGLAKRLERTHSVKLIEHKFERAETLSEQLENTTVFCGDASDQELLLEEHIDQTDVFIAVTNDDEANIMSALLAKRMGAKKVMVLIQREAYVDIVQEANIDIAISPQQATISALLTHIRQGDICNVYSLRRGAAEAIEAIAHGDSSTSKVVGKAIGDIKLPPGTTIGAIVRNEEVLMAHDKTVIEQGDHVILFLVNKKFVGEVEKLFQPSAFFF, encoded by the coding sequence ATGAAAATTATCATATTAGGTGCGGGTCAAGTCGGGGGAACCTTGGCCGAAAATTTGGTGGGTGAAAACAACGATATCACCATAGTCGATAGCGACAAATCCAGATTACGCGCCCTGCAGGATAAATATGACCTTCGCGTCGTGGCGGGCCACGGTGCCCACCCCGATGTACTGAAAGAGGCTGGCGCCGAAGATGCCGACATGCTGATTGCAGTGACGAACAGCGATGAATGCAACATGGTTGCCTGCCAGATGGCCTACAGCCTATTTGGTACACCGACTAAAATCGCCCGTATTCGTTCCGAACCTTATCTGGCGATGCGCGATAAATTATTTATCGACAGTGAAACCAAAAATAGTGAGGGGCGCCCTCGCGGTGGTTTTGTGATCGATGAACTTATCGCACCTGAGCAGTTAGTGACCGCTTACATTCAACGTTTGGTTGAATATCCCGGTGCGCTGCAAGTGCTCGAATTTGCCGAAGGCCGTTTAAGTTTAGTTGCGGTTCGCGCCTATTACGGCGGCCCTTTAGTCGGTAATGCCTTGGCCGCGCTTCGCGAGCATATGCCAAATATTGATACCCGGGTGGCGGCGATTTTCCGCCAAGGTCGCCCTATCATGCCCCGCGGTACGACTATTATCGAAGCCGATGACGAAGTGTTTTTCGTGGCCGACAGTCGCCATATCCGCGCGGTGATGAGTGAGATGCAAAAGCTGGATAACTCCTACCGCAATATCATGATTGCTGGCGGTGGTAACATCGGCTTAGGCCTCGCTAAACGCCTCGAACGCACCCACTCAGTCAAGCTGATTGAGCATAAGTTTGAACGCGCCGAAACGCTCTCTGAACAGCTTGAAAACACTACAGTATTTTGTGGTGACGCCTCAGATCAAGAGTTGCTGCTCGAAGAACATATCGACCAAACTGACGTGTTTATTGCCGTCACCAACGACGATGAAGCCAACATCATGTCCGCCCTACTCGCTAAACGCATGGGGGCGAAAAAGGTGATGGTGCTGATCCAGCGCGAAGCCTATGTAGATATTGTGCAGGAAGCGAATATCGATATCGCGATTTCACCCCAGCAGGCGACGATTTCAGCCTTACTGACCCACATCCGCCAAGGCGATATCTGTAACGTGTATTCCTTACGCCGCGGCGCCGCCGAAGCGATTGAAGCCATTGCCCATGGCGACTCCAGCACCTCCAAGGTTGTTGGCAAGGCGATTGGCGATATCAAGCTGCCGCCGGGAACCACCATTGGCGCCATAGTGCGTAACGAAGAAGTGCTGATGGCCCACGACAAGACAGTGATAGAACAAGGGGATCACGTGATTCTGTTCCTCGTGAACAAAAAGTTTGTCGGCGAAGTCGAGAAACTGTTCCAACCTAGCGCCTTCTTCTTCTAA
- a CDS encoding ArsR/SmtB family transcription factor, with amino-acid sequence MQNDIDVNAMVTNAESAAKWLKAIANPYRLMILCLLLDKELSVTELNATVPLSQSALSQHLAVLRAEDLVDTRKSSQIVYYKLKNEQVTQVISILHSRYCAV; translated from the coding sequence ATGCAAAATGATATTGATGTAAATGCAATGGTAACTAATGCGGAAAGTGCGGCTAAATGGCTCAAAGCCATAGCGAATCCTTATCGCTTAATGATTTTGTGCCTATTGCTGGATAAAGAGCTGAGCGTAACCGAGCTGAATGCAACTGTGCCCTTGAGCCAGTCGGCGCTATCACAGCATTTGGCGGTGTTGCGGGCCGAAGACTTAGTAGATACCCGTAAGAGCTCGCAGATTGTGTATTACAAGCTTAAGAATGAGCAAGTCACCCAAGTGATTTCGATTCTCCACAGCCGTTACTGCGCCGTATAA
- the hemG gene encoding menaquinone-dependent protoporphyrinogen IX dehydrogenase, producing MQTLIIYSTIDGQTLEICRKIKTLAEQAGEQVSLVTLEQAEALSLADFDKVLIGASIRYGKHRPDLYQFVNRNHAVLDSKINGFFTVNVVARKPLKNTPETNPYMQKFLKLSLWQPQQLAVFAGKIDYPKYGLFDRTMIRFIMWMTKGPTDLKGTFEFTDWGKVEAFGTHFSKL from the coding sequence ATGCAGACACTAATCATCTATTCGACAATTGATGGCCAAACACTGGAAATCTGCCGCAAAATCAAAACGCTTGCCGAACAAGCGGGTGAGCAGGTGTCTTTAGTGACCTTAGAACAAGCCGAAGCCTTAAGCCTTGCTGATTTCGATAAAGTGTTGATTGGTGCGAGCATTCGTTATGGCAAACATAGGCCCGATCTTTACCAGTTTGTGAATCGCAATCATGCTGTGCTGGACAGTAAAATCAACGGCTTCTTTACCGTGAATGTGGTGGCGCGCAAGCCATTAAAGAACACGCCAGAAACCAATCCTTACATGCAAAAGTTCCTCAAATTATCCCTGTGGCAGCCACAACAATTGGCGGTGTTTGCGGGCAAGATTGATTACCCTAAATACGGCTTATTCGACCGCACTATGATCCGTTTCATCATGTGGATGACAAAGGGACCGACCGATCTGAAGGGCACCTTCGAGTTTACCGACTGGGGTAAAGTCGAAGCCTTTGGGACACACTTTAGCAAGCTGTAA